Proteins encoded by one window of Fischerella sp. PCC 9605:
- a CDS encoding glycosyltransferase codes for MPDTQISAIICTHNRDTYLGSAIDSLLSQNFAAGFEVVVVDNASSDRTRAVVEERASNPRLKYIFEPIVGLSVARNTGAQVASGEILAYLDDDAVASEGWLQALYTAYQNHPKLAIAGGKVSLLWSEGMQAPQWLSRGLATNLGAYDLGNTIVYIDKPGLTPRGLNYSIRRSFLEEIGGFDPHLGRVGKKLLSNEELQMTELALQRGWQVAYLPDAHVLHNVDPERLKRSWFLNRGWWQGISECYREQLAGTAGVGQLRRGSERFLRGLYKAIQYFADPAERFDKFVYAYGQIGYLNAAIAGLLTSSKRVNSQ; via the coding sequence ATGCCAGACACGCAAATCTCTGCCATCATTTGTACTCACAATCGAGATACCTATTTAGGTTCTGCCATAGATAGCCTTCTGTCGCAGAATTTTGCCGCTGGCTTTGAAGTGGTAGTGGTGGATAATGCCTCTAGCGATCGCACCCGTGCTGTTGTAGAAGAAAGGGCTAGTAATCCCCGCCTTAAGTATATTTTTGAACCTATTGTTGGTCTATCTGTCGCCCGCAATACGGGTGCTCAAGTTGCCAGCGGTGAAATATTAGCATACCTTGATGATGATGCGGTAGCGAGCGAGGGTTGGCTGCAAGCTTTGTACACTGCCTATCAAAATCACCCGAAATTAGCGATCGCTGGTGGCAAAGTAAGCTTGTTATGGTCTGAGGGAATGCAAGCACCACAGTGGCTATCGAGAGGATTAGCCACTAATTTGGGCGCATACGACTTAGGCAACACCATAGTTTACATCGACAAACCTGGTTTAACCCCCAGAGGCTTAAATTACTCTATCCGCCGCAGTTTTCTAGAAGAAATTGGCGGTTTTGATCCTCACCTTGGTCGTGTAGGTAAAAAACTATTATCTAACGAAGAACTGCAAATGACCGAACTTGCTCTCCAACGGGGTTGGCAAGTCGCTTATCTTCCTGACGCCCACGTGCTTCATAATGTTGATCCCGAACGCTTAAAGCGTTCCTGGTTTTTAAATCGAGGCTGGTGGCAAGGTATTAGTGAGTGTTATCGAGAACAACTAGCAGGCACAGCTGGTGTTGGTCAATTGCGACGCGGTAGCGAACGATTTTTACGTGGTTTATATAAGGCAATACAATATTTTGCCGATCCCGCAGAAAGATTTGACAAATTTGTATATGCCTATGGTCAGATTGGTTATTTGAATGCCGCTATTGCGGGTCTTCTAACTTCATCAAAAAGAGTCAATAGTCAATAG
- a CDS encoding glycosyltransferase family 2 protein translates to MLSKIPVSVLIPAKNEEANLPACLASVQRADEIFVVDSQSSDKSVEIIKNYGANVVQFHFNGRWPKKKNWSLENLAFRNEWVLIVDCDERITPELWEEIAQAIENPEYNGYYLNRRVFFLGKWIRHGGKYPDWNLRLFKHKKGRYENLNTEDIPNTGDNEVHEHVILDGKVGYLKNDMLHEDFRDLFHWLERHNRYSNWEARVYYNLLTANHDSGTIGAKLFGDAVQRKRFLKQIWVRLPFKPFLRFILFYIIQRGFLDGRAGYIYGRLLSQYEYQIGVKLYELRHCGGKLNTKSTPIATQSSLPQEVRQTVS, encoded by the coding sequence ATGCTTTCTAAAATACCAGTTTCTGTACTAATTCCAGCAAAAAACGAAGAAGCAAACTTGCCAGCCTGCCTTGCGAGCGTGCAAAGAGCAGACGAAATATTTGTGGTAGACTCGCAAAGTAGCGACAAAAGTGTCGAAATTATTAAAAATTACGGTGCAAATGTCGTGCAATTTCATTTCAACGGGCGCTGGCCAAAAAAGAAAAATTGGTCTTTAGAAAATTTAGCTTTTCGCAATGAGTGGGTTCTAATAGTTGATTGCGATGAGCGTATTACCCCCGAATTGTGGGAGGAAATTGCCCAAGCAATTGAAAATCCAGAATACAATGGTTACTACCTTAACCGTCGCGTATTTTTCTTAGGTAAATGGATTCGCCACGGCGGCAAATATCCTGATTGGAACTTACGTTTATTTAAGCATAAAAAAGGGCGCTACGAAAACCTCAACACAGAAGATATTCCCAATACGGGTGATAACGAAGTTCACGAACATGTCATCTTAGATGGGAAAGTAGGATATCTGAAAAATGACATGCTTCATGAAGATTTTCGTGACCTGTTTCACTGGTTAGAAAGACATAATCGTTATTCTAATTGGGAAGCCCGTGTTTACTACAATTTACTCACAGCTAACCACGACAGCGGAACTATTGGCGCGAAACTATTTGGTGATGCAGTACAACGCAAGCGCTTTTTGAAACAAATTTGGGTGCGGCTACCATTTAAACCATTTTTGCGATTTATTTTGTTCTACATTATCCAGCGTGGTTTTTTAGATGGTAGGGCTGGATATATTTATGGGCGGCTTCTCAGCCAATATGAGTATCAAATAGGTGTGAAACTTTACGAGTTACGCCACTGCGGCGGTAAGCTCAATACTAAATCTACCCCTATAGCAACACAATCATCTCTTCCTCAAGAAGTTAGGCAAACAGTTAGCTAG